In one window of candidate division WOR-3 bacterium DNA:
- a CDS encoding MFS transporter: MNKKSSILIIACMSSFITPFMGSSINVALPIMGKELSLSASVLAWIATSYLLSVSIFLLPSGKIADIYGRKKIFLSGLIIYSFSSFLLSLFSNPFSIIFLRVIQGIGAAMIFGMGIVILTEVFPKEERGKALGINSASVYTGLSLGPFLGGILTKEFGWRSIFIFNSIFSFITAIYLILSFKMEFKNLKKEKFDIKGATIYGVALFFLIYGLSLLPSKNGIIFFLIGVSGTILFLNFEIKNEYPILNVNLLRKNLVFSFSNLATFINYASTAGVTFILSLYLQYIKGMNPRETGIILLSQPIVMATISPLAGRLSDKIEPSKVASFGMFLTFLSLLIFTFLEENTKILFIIFNLILLGLGLGTFSSPNTNAIMSSVDKKFYGVSAGMLATMRVLGQLFSMALVTLLLTFYIGGKKIVPENFHLFLISSKITFLTFSILSFIGIFISIKRNR, from the coding sequence ATGAATAAGAAGTCCTCAATCCTTATAATTGCCTGTATGTCCTCTTTTATAACACCTTTTATGGGCTCTTCAATAAATGTTGCATTACCAATCATGGGAAAAGAACTTTCTCTTTCAGCATCTGTTTTAGCATGGATTGCAACATCCTATTTACTTTCAGTTTCAATATTTCTTCTACCTTCAGGTAAAATAGCAGATATATACGGAAGAAAAAAAATATTTCTGTCAGGTCTCATAATCTACTCATTTTCTTCTTTTCTTTTATCCCTTTTTTCAAATCCCTTCTCTATAATCTTTTTAAGGGTAATTCAGGGAATTGGTGCAGCAATGATATTTGGAATGGGAATTGTTATATTGACAGAAGTTTTTCCAAAAGAAGAAAGAGGAAAAGCACTTGGAATAAATTCTGCTTCTGTATACACAGGACTTTCTTTAGGTCCCTTTTTAGGAGGAATTTTAACTAAGGAATTCGGATGGAGAAGCATATTTATTTTTAATTCAATTTTTTCTTTTATAACAGCAATTTATCTAATTTTGAGTTTTAAGATGGAATTTAAAAATTTAAAAAAAGAAAAATTTGATATTAAAGGTGCTACAATATATGGAGTTGCCCTATTCTTTCTTATTTATGGTCTTTCACTATTGCCTTCAAAAAATGGTATAATATTTTTTTTAATTGGTGTCTCTGGAACTATTTTGTTTTTAAATTTTGAGATTAAAAACGAATACCCTATATTAAATGTAAATCTTCTTAGAAAAAATTTAGTTTTTTCCTTTTCAAATCTTGCAACTTTTATAAACTATGCATCAACCGCAGGTGTTACATTTATTTTAAGCCTTTATCTTCAATATATAAAAGGTATGAATCCAAGGGAAACAGGAATAATCCTTCTAAGTCAGCCAATTGTGATGGCAACAATTTCCCCCCTTGCAGGAAGATTGTCTGATAAAATAGAACCCAGCAAAGTCGCCTCCTTTGGTATGTTTTTAACATTTCTCTCTCTTTTAATATTTACATTTTTAGAAGAAAATACAAAAATCCTATTCATAATTTTTAATCTAATTCTTCTCGGTTTGGGACTGGGAACGTTTTCCTCTCCCAATACAAATGCTATTATGAGCTCAGTTGATAAAAAATTTTATGGTGTTTCTGCTGGAATGCTTGCCACAATGAGAGTTTTGGGCCAATTGTTCAGTATGGCACTTGTTACCCTCTTATTGACATTCTATATAGGAGGTAAAAAAATTGTTCCTGAAAATTTTCATCTGTTTTTAATAAGTTCAAAAATAACCTTTCTAACTTTTAGTATTTTATCTTTTATTGGAATATTTATATCAATAAAAAGAAATAGATGA
- a CDS encoding S8 family peptidase: MCKVTLFLFTLLGIIKIEDVKKNSSSYVENQILIKLKKGVKEDEFFSKNGLKILRKSQYGNFYTVFTEENIEKMIDKLKTESEVMYVQPNVKWYITLHDIKWIPNDPYLSYQWHFSKIRLFQAWDIEQGGKSEVKVGVLDTGCAFEDFPVPIYERDEVNSDWYKKAPDFDRANFINGFDFVHNDFHPNDDHGHGTFVSATIIESTNNGKGVAGIAFNITLMPIKVINSYGWGSTDWVTDGLYYAVEHGCNIINMSIASAVDPGPIFYEAIQYAYSKGVIMVAGAGNSAYREPYFPAAYKEVIGVGATNSADSLTFYSNYGDTIDVVAPGGDLIDRDGNGFPDLVVQQTIGMREIGFPKPKPDTFFYVGMAGTSMATPHVSGVIALMLSHKIPTKNIRKILRIYSKDLGTRGYDTLYGFGRIDAFYALGGGDTVGPSILNTTIWTDTNFSGPFLIWSEIKDLFGLKNKKLFYKFNSEPWDSLFPCDSFLSKFLFLIPNVNGPTFIRYYLKAKDLSDNISFDPENAPTITYGFFVNVSNIEENVKKEENKIIIFYDITGRKINENLRKRKIYFIKERKKFKKIITF; this comes from the coding sequence ATGTGTAAGGTAACACTTTTTTTATTTACACTTTTAGGAATTATAAAAATAGAAGATGTTAAGAAAAATTCCTCTTCATATGTGGAAAATCAGATTCTGATTAAATTAAAAAAAGGTGTGAAGGAAGATGAATTTTTTTCTAAAAATGGTTTAAAGATATTAAGAAAAAGCCAATATGGGAATTTTTATACAGTTTTCACAGAAGAAAATATAGAAAAGATGATCGATAAGTTAAAAACTGAAAGTGAAGTTATGTATGTTCAGCCAAATGTTAAGTGGTATATAACTCTTCATGATATAAAATGGATACCGAATGATCCCTATCTTTCTTATCAATGGCATTTTTCTAAAATAAGACTTTTTCAAGCCTGGGATATTGAACAGGGAGGAAAAAGCGAAGTTAAAGTGGGTGTTCTTGATACAGGTTGTGCTTTTGAAGATTTTCCTGTCCCAATTTACGAGAGAGATGAAGTAAATTCTGATTGGTATAAAAAAGCACCTGATTTTGATAGGGCTAATTTTATAAACGGTTTTGATTTTGTCCATAATGATTTTCATCCTAATGATGATCACGGTCACGGAACATTTGTTTCAGCAACAATAATTGAAAGCACGAATAATGGAAAAGGTGTTGCAGGAATAGCATTCAACATAACCCTTATGCCAATAAAGGTTATAAATTCTTATGGATGGGGTTCAACTGATTGGGTAACAGATGGACTTTACTATGCAGTAGAGCACGGTTGTAATATTATAAATATGAGCATTGCATCCGCAGTTGATCCAGGTCCTATATTCTATGAGGCAATTCAATATGCATATTCAAAAGGGGTAATAATGGTTGCTGGTGCAGGAAATAGCGCCTATCGCGAACCCTATTTCCCTGCAGCATATAAAGAAGTAATAGGGGTCGGAGCAACAAATTCAGCTGATTCCTTAACTTTTTATTCCAATTATGGTGATACAATAGATGTTGTTGCGCCAGGTGGAGATTTAATAGATAGAGATGGAAATGGTTTTCCTGACCTTGTTGTTCAACAGACAATTGGAATGAGGGAAATAGGTTTTCCAAAACCAAAACCTGATACCTTTTTTTATGTAGGAATGGCTGGAACTTCAATGGCCACTCCACATGTGTCAGGTGTTATTGCGTTAATGCTTTCTCATAAGATACCCACTAAAAATATAAGGAAAATACTGAGAATTTATTCAAAAGATTTAGGAACGAGAGGTTATGATACTTTATATGGATTTGGTAGAATAGATGCTTTTTATGCCCTTGGAGGAGGTGATACAGTAGGACCTTCTATTTTAAACACAACAATATGGACAGATACAAATTTTTCTGGTCCTTTTCTTATATGGTCCGAGATTAAAGATCTGTTTGGCTTGAAAAATAAAAAATTATTTTATAAATTTAACAGTGAACCATGGGATTCACTTTTTCCATGTGATTCTTTTTTATCTAAATTCTTATTTTTGATTCCTAATGTTAATGGTCCTACCTTTATAAGATACTATTTGAAAGCAAAAGACCTTTCAGATAATATATCTTTTGACCCTGAAAATGCACCAACAATTACATACGGTTTTTTTGTTAATGTATCGAATATTGAGGAAAATGTTAAAAAAGAAGAAAATAAAATAATAATTTTTTATGATATAACCGGAAGAAAAATAAATGAAAATTTAAGAAAAAGAAAAATTTATTTTATAAAAGAAAGAAAAAAATTTAAAAAAATTATTACCTTTTAA
- a CDS encoding amidohydrolase family protein, with protein sequence MKKTFIVSFLVSLLYSNIQIPGEPQKGYLALINGFIHTVTNGDIENGQILIKDGKIVDLGKEIKIPENSVIIDFKGNHVYPGFIDANSIIGLIEISSIEATLDYAEVLDFNPNARAEVAINPDSELLPVTRANGILISNVVPQGGIITGSSSVIMLDGWTNEDMVLKSISGIHLKWPSKREFSYRFYMRPKSEEELLKEYEEKVKKIKEFFEDAYSYLKAKYSDKKLGEFYDTDERFEAMIPLLKGEVPLFIHADGYYEIRDALDFFGNFKNIRLILVGGYDSWRLAYELKSKNIPVIITGIHTNPIREDDPYDEPFTLPYKLYKEGVKFCIANSASAFSASNARNLPYKVSTACAFGLPLEEGIKSITIYAAEILGISDRVGSIEKGKDATLIVTDGNPLDIKTNVLMAFIQGKKVDLESKQTLLFKKYLKKYKDSGLISDSP encoded by the coding sequence ATGAAAAAAACATTTATAGTTTCATTTTTAGTTTCCTTACTTTATTCAAATATTCAGATTCCCGGCGAACCTCAAAAAGGATATCTTGCACTTATTAACGGATTTATTCATACAGTTACAAATGGAGATATTGAAAATGGTCAGATTTTAATTAAGGATGGTAAGATTGTTGATCTCGGTAAAGAAATAAAAATTCCAGAAAATTCTGTTATTATAGATTTTAAAGGGAATCATGTTTATCCAGGTTTTATAGATGCAAATTCAATTATAGGACTTATCGAGATTTCTTCTATTGAGGCAACTCTTGATTATGCTGAGGTTCTTGATTTTAACCCAAATGCAAGGGCAGAGGTCGCGATAAATCCTGATAGTGAACTTTTACCTGTTACAAGGGCAAATGGAATTTTAATAAGTAATGTTGTTCCTCAAGGGGGTATAATAACAGGTAGTTCATCAGTTATAATGCTTGATGGTTGGACAAATGAGGATATGGTTTTAAAAAGCATATCAGGAATTCATCTCAAATGGCCTTCAAAAAGGGAGTTTTCATACAGATTTTACATGAGACCAAAATCAGAGGAAGAACTTTTAAAAGAATATGAAGAAAAGGTTAAAAAGATCAAGGAATTTTTTGAGGATGCTTATTCCTATTTAAAAGCTAAGTATTCTGATAAAAAATTAGGTGAATTTTATGATACAGATGAGAGGTTTGAAGCAATGATCCCACTTTTAAAAGGTGAGGTGCCCCTATTTATTCATGCTGATGGGTATTACGAGATAAGAGATGCTCTTGATTTTTTTGGTAATTTTAAAAATATTAGGTTAATTTTGGTTGGGGGTTACGATTCATGGAGGTTGGCTTACGAATTGAAGAGTAAGAATATTCCTGTAATAATAACAGGGATACACACAAATCCTATTAGAGAAGATGACCCATATGACGAGCCTTTTACTTTGCCTTATAAACTTTATAAAGAAGGTGTTAAGTTCTGTATAGCAAATTCAGCGAGTGCTTTTTCAGCGAGTAATGCGAGGAATCTTCCCTATAAGGTGAGTACTGCCTGTGCTTTTGGTTTGCCTTTAGAAGAGGGTATAAAGTCAATAACAATTTATGCTGCTGAAATTCTCGGTATATCGGATAGAGTTGGTTCAATTGAAAAGGGTAAGGATGCAACTTTAATAGTTACAGATGGTAATCCTCTTGATATAAAGACGAATGTTTTAATGGCATTTATTCAGGGTAAAAAAGTTGATCTTGAAAGTAAACAAACTTTGCTTTTTAAGAAGTATTTAAAGAAATATAAAGATTCAGGGTTAATCTCAGATAGTCCTTAA